Genomic DNA from Hymenobacter jejuensis:
ATTGCGAAGTCGATGTCTCAGTTTGCTATTTGGCCGCAAGTTAACGGCGCCCCGCGGCTTTTACGTGTGACGATGCTGCTGGTAGCAGGGGCCGGGCTATTTTCCGCTTGCCAAAAAGACCACGCCGGCGATTGTTTCAAAAGCACCGGCCGCATCGTAACCGAGCGCCGCGCCCTCGCCCCTTTTCGCCAAATCGTGGCATATGACAACGTGGACGTGATTTTGGTACCCGATACCGAAACCTACGCCGAAGTAAGGGCGGGCAAAAACCTACAGGAAGACATCGAATTACAAGTCAAAGGCAATCAGCTAATTATTCACAATACCAGCCGCTGCAATTGGGTGCGGCGCTACAATACACCGCGCGAAGTCACGCTGCATACCCCTAAGCTCACCGACCTGTTTCTGTACGGCCAAGGCAACATACGCACGGCCAGCAACTTACGCGCCGATACGCTTTTCTGCCACTTGGTTGGTTCCGGCGACTACGATCTGGACGTGACCAGCCGCTACCTCTGGTTCGATATGTACGAGTTGGGCGACTTCGCTTTGCGGGGTCAGGCTGAAGAGGCGCACATCATTGTGGGGGGCAGCGGCACGCTCAACGCGCACAATCTCCCGATTCAGCGCTGTTACATTCAGCTCAACAAGCAAAGCAGCGGCGACGCCCACCTCACGGCCACCAGTCAGCTTATAGGTACCCACGCCGGCACCGGCACGCTCTACTACACCAGTGCCGCCAGCACCGACATCAAAATCTCAGGGACTGGGACAAGTGTTAAAAGTAATTAGAATATAAATATCTGTATATCAATTAGTTATATTTTAATTAGCTGAAGATAATCGTCTTATTATTGCTTACAAAAACCTTATCCGCCAGGACTAGCTTCAGCGCTTGCGCGAGCACAATCTTCTCCACGTCGCGGCCCGACTGCGCCATATCCTGCGCATTTTGGGTATGATTGACCTGAATCACATTCTGCGCAATGATGGGGCCTTCGTCCAGATCGCTGTTGACGAAGTGCGCAGTCGCCCCGATGATCTTGACCCCACGCTCGTAGGCCTGGCGATAGGGATTGGCCCCAATAAAAGCCGGCAGGAACGAATGATGAATGTTGATAATGCGCCCTGAAAACCGCTTCACAAAATCTGGGCTCAGCACGCGCATGTATTTCGCAAGCACCAGGTAATCAGGTTTATATTGATTTATGGTTTCCCTGATCTGAGCGTCGTGCTCCTCGCGCGTCTTGTGCTCGTGCGAGATGTAGTGGAACGGAATATTGAATTTTTCGGTAAGCGGCTGAAGCGTTGTGTAATTGCCAATCACCGCCCGAATGGTGGCGTTCAGGTCGTTGTACTGCTCGCGCAGCAATAAGTCGCCCAGGCAATGGTGCTCCTTGGTAACCAGAATTACGATGCTTTTTTTCTGGTGGGGCAATAGCTCCACAAACACCTGCTCGGGCAGGGCGCTGTGCAGTTCGCGCAGCACCTTTTCGCGGTCGATATCCCCCGAAACCTCCGCCCGCATAAAGAAATGGTTGTTTTCCTTATCGACGAATTCGCCGTTGCTGATGATATTCAACCCGTTCTGAAATACCACTTGGGTAATGGCATAAATCAGACCCTTGCGATCGGGGCAGTGAATAAGCAACGTATGATTGGTCATGTGCAATGCTGCCCCTGTTTAATTATCTATATATCACCAAGTTGCGGACGAATGATTAATTCTTCTATCACTGCCTGCGGCGATAAGGAATACGCGCTGAACACGGCTTCCGCCACGTCTTCGGACTTGATGAAGCGCTCGGCGGGTAAGTCTACGCCTTCCCAGCTGGCCGTAAGGGTAGCGCCAGGCAACACGGCCGTTACGCGAAGGTTATGCGGTTTGAGCTCTTCCCGCAGCGATTTGGTCATGCCGTAGAGGGCAAATTTGGCAATGCTGTACGAACCGCCATTGGGGTACGCCATGATGCTGGCGATGGAACACATGTTGAAAATATGGCCTTGGCGGCGGGCAATCATGGCCGGGAGCAGAGCCAGCGTCAGGTCGTAGGCGCTGTAGAGGTTCACGTCGATCATGGCACGCAGGGCCGATCCGTCGGCGGGCTCGTCCTGCAAGCGCGCCGGGATGAACAAGCCGGCGTTGTTGACCAGCACTTCCACCGGCAGGCCCACGCCGCGCGCAAAGTTGGCAAAGCGCTGGGTTTCTTCTTGGCGGCTCAAATCGGCAGCGAAAGTATGCAACACGGCGCCCGGAAATTCCTGTTGCACAGCGGTTGCAAGCGCAACTAAGTCGCTCTGCGAACGGGCGCAAGTGGCAACGGCAAAGCCGGCACGCAGAAAACGCTCCACAATAGCCCGCCCGATTCCCTTGGTGCCGCCTGTTACTACGATAAATTTTTGCATTCCTTTACTTCTTCAAGCCGTTTTTACGTAAGGAAACCCAACTGCCGCCTCGGCAGTAGGCTCGTCCGTACTTTACGACGCAAGTTTTCGCTTTTCCCCTTCTGTTTCGCTTTTTATGGTCAAAACCTTCGGCGAATTTCTGCTCTTCATGCAGAGTATGCTCACCCGAAAAGAGCGCTTTGCCACGCTCTGGAACCGTACCCTTGATGAGGCCATCCTTATCGGCATCGATTCCATTTTTATTGTTGCCATCGTCAGTGCCTTTATCGGAGCCGTGACGTGTGTGCAGATCGCCTACAACCTTACCAACCCGCTTATTCCAAAATCTACTATTGGATTCATGGTGCGCGAAATGACGATTCTGGAGCTCGCGCCCACTATCACCAGCATCGTGCTGGCCGGCAAAGTAGGTTCTAGCATCGCCGGTGGTCTGGGCACGATGCGCATCACGGAGCAAGTCTCGGCCCTAGAGGTAATGGGCATTAACTCAGCCTCTTACCTAGTGCTGCCGCGCATTGTGGCCGCCATGCTCATGTTTCCGCTGCTCGTGATTCTGGCGATGGTGCTGTCCATTGTGGGTGGTTACCTGGCGGGTACGCTTTCCGGCGCCATGTCGGCGCAAGAATACATCGAAGGCATTCGCACCGATTTTGTGCCTTACAACATCGCTTTCGCGCTTATCAAATCCGTAGTTTTTGCCTTCTTGGTTTCGGCAATCTCCTCTTTTAAAGGATATTACACCGAGGGCGGCGCTTTGGAAGTAGGTGCCGCGAGTACGGGTGCCGTTACCAATTCCATCATTGCCATTCTGCTGGCCGACTACGTGCTGGCGGCGGTGTTGCTGTAAAACATATCGTCAAATGACTCTGTTGATAACCTATTGACAATAAGATAGATATATCCTGTCAACACGAGCATTCAGCTATTACAAAGAGATGATCGAAGTTCATAACGTTCAGAAATCGTTCGACGGCAACCAGATTCTGAAAGGAATCACCTGCACCTTCGAGACCGGCAAGTGTAACCTGCTGCTGGGGGGCTCGGGCACCGGCAAAAGTGTGCTGTTACAATGCATTGTTGGCCTGATGCAGCCCGACATCGGCAGCATCACCTACGATGGTAAAGTCTTCACCAACAACAAAGTACAGATCAAGCAGGAGATTCGCCGCAAGATTGGAATGCTCTTCCAGGGCTCGGCACTTTTCGACTCGATGACGGTGTACGAGAACACCGAATTTCCGCTCAAGATGCTCACGCCCGAAATGACCAAGGAGGAGCGCCGCGATCGCGTTGAGTTCTGCCTGAAGCGCGTGGGCCTGGAAAATGCAGGCAACAAAATGCCTTCCGAAATCAGCGGCGGTATGAAGAAGCGCGTGGGCATTGCCCGCGCCATTGCGCCCAACTGTACCTACTTGTTCTGCGACGAACCCAACTCCGGTCTCGATCCACTTACCAGCATCAAGATTGACGAGCTGATTCACGAGATCACCCACGAGTACAACATCACTACCGTCATCATCACCCACGACATGAACTCAGTGGTGGAAATCGGCGAGCACATCATTTTCCTGCACAAAGGCCAGAAGCTCTGGGACGGCACTAAGGAAGAAATCCTTAATGCCCAAGTCCCTGAGCTGAAAGAGTTTATCTTCTCCAACAGCCTCGTGCGCGCTGCCAAGCGGGTGGACGAAGAAACGCACGGTGGCTTCGAATCTATTATTGTCGAGCAGCAATCTTAGTTGC
This window encodes:
- a CDS encoding GIN domain-containing protein, giving the protein MLLVAGAGLFSACQKDHAGDCFKSTGRIVTERRALAPFRQIVAYDNVDVILVPDTETYAEVRAGKNLQEDIELQVKGNQLIIHNTSRCNWVRRYNTPREVTLHTPKLTDLFLYGQGNIRTASNLRADTLFCHLVGSGDYDLDVTSRYLWFDMYELGDFALRGQAEEAHIIVGGSGTLNAHNLPIQRCYIQLNKQSSGDAHLTATSQLIGTHAGTGTLYYTSAASTDIKISGTGTSVKSN
- the purU gene encoding formyltetrahydrofolate deformylase; this translates as MTNHTLLIHCPDRKGLIYAITQVVFQNGLNIISNGEFVDKENNHFFMRAEVSGDIDREKVLRELHSALPEQVFVELLPHQKKSIVILVTKEHHCLGDLLLREQYNDLNATIRAVIGNYTTLQPLTEKFNIPFHYISHEHKTREEHDAQIRETINQYKPDYLVLAKYMRVLSPDFVKRFSGRIINIHHSFLPAFIGANPYRQAYERGVKIIGATAHFVNSDLDEGPIIAQNVIQVNHTQNAQDMAQSGRDVEKIVLAQALKLVLADKVFVSNNKTIIFS
- a CDS encoding SDR family oxidoreductase, whose amino-acid sequence is MQKFIVVTGGTKGIGRAIVERFLRAGFAVATCARSQSDLVALATAVQQEFPGAVLHTFAADLSRQEETQRFANFARGVGLPVEVLVNNAGLFIPARLQDEPADGSALRAMIDVNLYSAYDLTLALLPAMIARRQGHIFNMCSIASIMAYPNGGSYSIAKFALYGMTKSLREELKPHNLRVTAVLPGATLTASWEGVDLPAERFIKSEDVAEAVFSAYSLSPQAVIEELIIRPQLGDI
- a CDS encoding MlaE family ABC transporter permease, coding for MVKTFGEFLLFMQSMLTRKERFATLWNRTLDEAILIGIDSIFIVAIVSAFIGAVTCVQIAYNLTNPLIPKSTIGFMVREMTILELAPTITSIVLAGKVGSSIAGGLGTMRITEQVSALEVMGINSASYLVLPRIVAAMLMFPLLVILAMVLSIVGGYLAGTLSGAMSAQEYIEGIRTDFVPYNIAFALIKSVVFAFLVSAISSFKGYYTEGGALEVGAASTGAVTNSIIAILLADYVLAAVLL
- a CDS encoding ABC transporter ATP-binding protein gives rise to the protein MIEVHNVQKSFDGNQILKGITCTFETGKCNLLLGGSGTGKSVLLQCIVGLMQPDIGSITYDGKVFTNNKVQIKQEIRRKIGMLFQGSALFDSMTVYENTEFPLKMLTPEMTKEERRDRVEFCLKRVGLENAGNKMPSEISGGMKKRVGIARAIAPNCTYLFCDEPNSGLDPLTSIKIDELIHEITHEYNITTVIITHDMNSVVEIGEHIIFLHKGQKLWDGTKEEILNAQVPELKEFIFSNSLVRAAKRVDEETHGGFESIIVEQQS